A stretch of DNA from Cannabis sativa cultivar Pink pepper isolate KNU-18-1 chromosome X, ASM2916894v1, whole genome shotgun sequence:
TTCATTTCGTGTTAGTTTTGGGTTGATAGTAGACTGTTTAAAATTCTTGTCTATAACTTGTAATTGAAACAAGACAATTAATTATACAGTGAACTCACGCAAAGGTGAAGAGGATAATGCATGGTTTTAAAACaccatattaataataataaatataaaattcaaaaattacatGAAAAGTTAAGGAAAACCAATGACAAGATTGCAAAAATGGGTAGATGCTAGTAAGGTTGATGCCTAGTTTTCTTGCGAGTATTGGGCGATCTCATAACCAATGCACTTGAGAACCAGGACCGATCTGTTTGTGACGAATCATCTAAAACCCAGCAACACAAGCGACCATCTTCACCGCCTGTCCATCCGAACATGCCTGGACTGTGATCCAGTCCACTGCAGATGCTTGATACAGGCAAAGCACTTCTAACAATGCCACCATGTCCGCCCATAAGTACCGCTTCAGGGGAACCTATAGCTGCTTCTCCTTTATAATTTACAGGAAAGTAACCCAAATTGCCAGAATTTGTGCCACCGACAACCCAAAGTCGTTCCTCTTGTTCTGAGTAGTGGCAATCAACAAAGTAATCAACCTGCCAAATCATAACGGGCCAATTTAAACCTATGCGCCATGTTTCCATGAAGATTTGGTAGGGGCATTAGTCAATTAAAATTTGGAGAGAGATTATTACTTGATCTGAAGTCCATGACTTGGAGGCTATTGAGCGAGCATCCTGGAAATCGCCTTCATTTCTTGCATCGTTCCAGTCCCAAATACTACAAGCAGCAACAGTTAAAAATTGGCTTACACAAGATAAAAAAGAGAAATTCATCATAATCAATTTGGGTAGCTATGATGACATGAAACATAAGTAGATTAAGATCGATACCTCAAAGTTTCAATATGGGACAAACACCATAATTTCTGAAACTTATCTCCAAAAAACCCCACTTTTCCAATTGA
This window harbors:
- the LOC115695464 gene encoding WD repeat-containing protein GTS1 isoform X2, coding for MAVSLSTNVVKLYSPVTGQYYGECKGHSDTINHISFSATSTPHVLNSCSSDGTLKVWDTRTFKEVSSISAGPSQEIFSFSFGGSTGNLLSAGCKSQILFWDWRNKKQVACLEDSHVEDVTQVHFIPSQPNKLLSASVDGLICIFDTDGDINDDDNLESVINVGTSIGKVGFFGDKFQKLWCLSHIETLSIWDWNDARNEGDFQDARSIASKSWTSDQVDYFVDCHYSEQEERLWVVGGTNSGNLGYFPVNYKGEAAIGSPEAVLMGGHGGIVRSALPVSSICSGLDHSPGMFGWTGGEDGRLCCWVLDDSSQTDRSWFSSALVMRSPNTRKKTRHQPY